The Vibrio crassostreae genomic interval CTAACATGCGTACCTGATAAGTACGAAGTGGTAAATGTAGCTTTATAAAAATCGCCATCGATTTGACGGGAGACCAGAGTTGATAAATTGTGATTGTTTTATTGTTCCGAATAACTTCTTTCGAGCGCCACACGCAATCAGGGTCGGATTTATCAACTTGCTCTGATTCAACCTCGAACCAGTCACCATCTCTACCTGCTTTACCTTGCCCAGTTTGTTGCTGTGCCCATGTCCAGTGTTTAAAATGACGGTAATGAAAGGCCTGATGCAAGGTTTCGCGTTGCTGAAGGTTTTGCTCAATAACTGCCAGTTTTGCTTTATTTGGTAGTGGGCATAAAATTTGGCGTAAGTCCTGAATATAGCGATAGGGCAACGGATTGCGCACAGTTTCAATGGATGAATGAGTCACTGTAATTTTATTTAATGGGTTTTTAACCAAAGGTATTATATTTCCCTTATCATCTTCCTCAGAAAAATGTTTAGTAATGATAAAGTCGACAAAATCTTTAGGATAGTTTACCGCTTGTCGTACATTGGTCGGATAATTAACTCTCGTTCTCGCTGCCCTCTCTAACTCGGCACTGCTGCATATATGACCGTTATATCCTTTGAAAAACAGCCCCACATCGATGGCGTAGGGGGCATAATTTAGGATGTAGGTTTCAAAAAATATTTTTAGCGCATCACTCTTATGGTTAATTCCGGCAGTTTGCTTTGCCATCCATTCAGCCGCGAATTCTTGCCACTGAATCCACTTGGTGCCATGTGTAGTGAGCATCCAAGAAAAGCTGAAATCTGATGTCCGTTCACCACGTTTTTGGGCTTTTAGTTTTTCCATTATTAACCTCTCATCTTTGGATGCTTACCAGTGAAATACCCTTGTGGGTCAATGTCATCGAATCCATACTCGACCAACTCTTTCCAATCTAAGGGTTTGATTTTGGATTCAAGGTTTGCCAATCGCAGCGTAGCTTGGGTCAGTTCGTCAGAAATTTTTTTCTGACTTTTACCAGTATAGGGTAATTGTGAGTCTAGGGATTTGTGGTGCATGCAGCGGCGTATAACCAAAGGGTTAAGTCCTGAATCATCCAACCGTCTACCGTAATTATGTCTATGTCCATGGGGGTCTAAACCTTCTGTTTTGTTAGGCTCTAAGCCAATACGTTTTAATCCGTTGGCATAGTTGTCGTAGAAAGCAGACTTTGTGTAAGGATTACTTAGTGCGCTGTGATGAAAGGAAATAAACGCATAAGGGTGGTGACAGTCAACACTGGCACGGTACTTTTGATAGTCTTTCCAAAGTGACATAAACACTTTGCCATAATCTGTAGGGAACCACTGAACCTGTATGTAGTTATCTTTATGGTCAGCCACACGGTTCTTCCACCCAAGGTGAATTGTGCCTTTCATGCGCTGACGAGGGATACGACCATACTGTTCTTTTAGATAGGTCTCTCTATTTTGTGTACCAGAGCGACTACGCCAACCATCCGGGGCTTTTCCGTCTATTTCGTTATAAATTCTGACAATTGCGGAATCAGGATTATTCGGATCTTCAAATACGTCGGTCACCCAAAGCGTTAACGTTTCGCTTCCCCGCAACCCGCCACCATGCATGAGCAGTAGAATTAACTTATCTCTGAGCACCACACGCGGGTCTTTAGCACCACCGATACCATTCATATAAAAATCTTCCCAATGACTTTCAGGGAATGCAATTGCGTCATCTTCGATTTTTGTGAGCGCCGTTCGACCTTTAATAGTTCGTGCCTTACGGATGGTTTTATTGACCGTCTTATCTTTGATATGACCAAGAAAGTCGTTCTGGTTTTTGCGATACCATGCAGCGTAATTGAGTCGTTGCTCATGAGGCATGGCATCACGCAAAGGGTTCATTGTTACAGTACCTTGTTTTTCTGCCAACCAATCGGTGAATATAGTCAGTCGATGGATGTGCGCATTCACGTTACGGGTTGAAGTTGGCAACCAATACAAACAAGATGGATCAATCCCATCCTCGCCAACAGTTCCCGTATATAAACGCTTAGAAAAGGTCTGAAAGAGTAACTTCGGATCGTCAAACAACCCTCTATTCGCTTCCATGTAATCTAACAGCAAGGACACCGCTTGAAGAAACCCGTTCATTACAGAGTGACTCACACCGTCAGCCTCTAATTTGAGTAGGTAGTCAGTTACAGTACTCAGTTCTCCTTGCTCTGTCAGTAAGATAGGAATCTGGCTTTTGATACCTGTATTGTCTTCTACAATAGTCGCCCTGACTTTAACTGATGACAAATTATATTCCCCATACACACAATACACATTAAACACTGTATATCTACATGTATAATTGAGCAAGAAAAAGGCAGTTCTCTCTGCCTTAGTACACATTATACACCCTTTAGGTTACTGTATATAACGTTATCGTGCTCTTTTTGTTTCTATGTCGACAACAATTAAACCCTTAATAGCATTCACATTATATTAACGAGCGGCTATGCTAATTGTTCATATGAGGTAATCTGTTCAAGACAAATGATTATCCCCCTGTTAACATTAGAGCTAATACTCTAATTTGGTATTTAATGCAGATGACCAAACCGACATTCCGACGCCTTGCGATTGCCAGTATTCTTATCGGTGCTATCAGCTCGCCAAGCTATGCTGCTCCGCTCACTTTTTCTGAGGCGTGGCAAATACTCCAAGAGAACAATAACTCTCTTGCAGCTCAACAAGCTAACGTTGAGCGTTATCAACACCTTCAAAATGCAACCGGAAGTCTTAACCTGCCTTCTGTAACGCTTGGCGCGAACTACACTCACCTTGATAGTGATGTGACTATCAATGGCGAACAGTTCGCAGATAGCCTAAGTGGCGTACCTTCAATTGGTCTTCCCGTGCCGCCTCAAATTATCAGTGCGCTTGGTGGGATTACTTCCACGATTACCGAGCAAGATATCTTCAGCTCATCCATTCGTGCGGTGTGGCCTATCTTTACTGGCGGACGAATTACCGCTGCGCAAAATGCTGCAGAAGGTAAAAGCGAAGAAGCGCAGAGCCAGTTATTGATGGAGAAGCAAGCTCGCTACGAAGACTTGAGTAAATATTACTTCTCTGTGATCTTAGCGGAAGACGTCGTGAGAACGCGTCAAGCCGTCGAAACAGGCTTAACTCAGCACCGTGATTTCGCAATTAAGCTTGAACAGCAAGGGCAAATCGCACGAGTAGAACGCCTACAAGCCGATGCTTCTTTAGATAAAGCGATTGTAGAGCGCACGAAAGCTCAGAACGATCTCAAGATTGCTCAACTAGCACTGACTCAGATCCTTGGTCAAAATGAAAGTGTAGAACCCTCAGAGCAACTGTTTATCAATAAGAACCTGCCTCATATGGACGTGTTCATTGACCAAACTCTCATGACCTACCCCGGCCTTAAAATTCTTGATGCAAAAGAGAAACAAGCAAGCAGCTTAATTAAAGCCGAGAAAGGTAAGTACTACCCAGAGGTATACCTTTACGGTGACTACAGCCTGTATGAAGATGACTCTCTAGCCAGTGAAATGAAACCCGATTGGTTAGTTGGTATTGGTGTAAATGTGCCGTTGATTGACACTACAGGCCGTTCCGACAAAGTCGCTGCGGCTCACAGTGCCGTATCGCAGGTTCAATTCCTTAAGTCGCAAGCCAAACAAGACTTAACCGTATTGGTACAAAAGACCTACCTTGAAGCAAACCAAGCGATTGAAGAGGTTCAAGGCCTAAACTCAAGCTTGTCTTTGGCTCAGGAAAACCTATTCCTTCGTAAAAAAGCCTTCACACAAGGTCTCTCTAACTCATTAGAAGTGGTTGATGCCGAGCTATATCTTGCGAGCATTAAGACACAGCAATCTGCTGCTCGATTCAAATATCTTATCTCTCTCAACAAGCTTTTGGCGCTTACCAGCGAAATGAATGCTTACTCAAGTTACTTAACTTCTTCTGTTACGTCTGATTTCGACTCAAAAACAGACACCGCTAGCCAGTCAAAAGGATAACTCATGAAACCTATTAAGCCCCTTCTTCTATCTATAGTTGGTATCGGCATTATTGGCTGGGTCGGATACAGTTTTTACCAAGCTTATCAACCTCAACCTGTTAAGCTTCAAGGTCAAGTCGATGCACAGCAATACAGTATCTCATCGAAAGTGCCTGGCAGAATTGATGAAATATTCGTGCGTAAAGGCGATTCGATTGAAAAAGGCGAATTGATCTTTTCTCTTCTTAGCCCTGAAATTGATGCGAAGCTAGAACAAGCAAAAGCCGGTCAGAAAGCTGCGGGGGCATTAGCTCAAGAAGCCGAGAATGGCGCGCGTACTCAACAGATTCAAGCAGCTAAAGATCAATGGTTAAAAGCCAAAGCAGCTGCCGATCTCATGGACAAAACTTACCAACGTGTAAACAACCTTTACAACGATGGTGTGGTTGCCGAGCAGAAGCGTGATGAAGCGAAAACTCAATGGCAAGCAGCGAAGTACACCGAAAGTGCTGCGTTCCAAATGTATCAATTGGCGCAAGAAGGTGCTCGTGACGAAACCAAAGTGGCAGCCGCTCAAAAAGCGTTAATGGCGGCGGGCGCAGTGGCGGAAGTTGAAGCTTACGCAAAAGACACACAGATCCACAGCTGGTTTAATGGCGAAGTGTCTCAAGTTCTATTGAGCAGCGGTGAACTCGCACCACAAGGATTCCCTGTTGTGACTGTCATCGACACCAAGGATGCTTGGGCCGTGCTCAATGTGCGTGAAGATATGCTTAAGCATTTCGAGAAAGGCAGTCAGTTTGAGGCATACCTACCGGCTCTGGATAAATCATTAACTTTCCAAGTCACACACATCGCTGTAATGGGTGATTTCGCAACTTGGCGCTCAACAGACGCAGCACAAGGCTTCGACTTACGTACTTTTGAAGTAGAAGCGCACCCTGTCGACACGAGCGAAACACTGCGTATGGGCATGAGCCTAGTGGTTGAACTTTAGGTGACGTATGTCTACTAACTCTCAATATACAGGATCGCAATCTAGAGGCTCGCAATCAACTGAGCATCATAGAGCGAAGAATACCTTGCTTAGGCAGTGGGCGATTGTCCGCAAAGACAAATGGTTGTTGTCTTGCCTAACTTGGATTCCTTTGCTGCTTGCTGCCAGTATCTGGCTGATTTTTTCACAAGGGATCGCTCGTGACTTACCCGTTGCAGTTGTCGACCTTGAGCACAGTCAAATCTCGCAACAGTTCACACGCCTTGTTGATGCGTCACCAACGCTGCAAGTCTCTCAGAAATACAACTCTCCGAGTGATGCGGCAAAAGCGATGATTGAACGCGATATCTATGGCTATGTTGTGATACCAAGACACTTCGACCGTGATCTCTACCTAGGCTTAAACCCGCAAGTGTCTGTGTTCTATAACAGCCAATTTATCTTAATCGGTAAGCTAGTGAACTCTGCGTTGCTGCAGGCTCAAGGGACTTTTAACGCGCAACTTGAAGTCGTGAAACAGCTGTCACACGGCGATACCACGGTGCAATCAGCATTAGGCCAAGCAGTAACAGTGCAAAGCCAGATCACGCCACTGTTCAACAAAAACACCAGTTATGCTCAATTCTTGGTGTCTGCGGTTATCCCTGCACTGTGGCAGATCATGATTGTGGTGGGCACGATATTGGTTTTGACGGCGAACGTTAGAGCTCGTGGCCTTCACGCTTGGTTATCCAACGCCCCTGTGAAGTCACTCGCATCAACATTAACGCCCTACCTTGTCTTGTTTTTGATGTTTGGTATCGCGTTTAGCTTTTGGTTCTATGTGCTCTTAGACTGGCCATTTAACGGCAACTTTGGGGCATTGACCATCGCCCAACTGCTTACTGTGATTAGTTGTATCATCATGGGTTGTTTGTTTTTCTTCTTAACACTTGATCCTGCAAGGGCGATGAGTTTCGCTGGCGCATTTACGGCACCAAGTTTTGCATTCATGGGTATTACCTTTCCAGTAACCGACATGAACACTGCAGCGCAAATCTGGAGAAGCTTATTGCCTGTGAGTCATTACATCGAAGTACAAACAGCACAATCTAGTTATGGCGTGAGCGCAGCAGAGTCGCTGATCAGCCTCTCTTCTATGTTGTGGTACGCGGTTCCTGCTTTCGTGGTGATATTGTTAATTAAGAAACACTTGGTGCAAGCAGCTCTGTCTGCACAAACGGCTCTGTCTGCAAAAGCAGCTATATCAGCAAAAGCGGCTTTATCTGCAAAAACAACGCCGTCAACACAGCCAGAAGTATCAGCACCACAAGGAGTAAAACGATGAGCTTTACTCAGCTACTCAAACAAGAACTCTTAGCGGTCCTGCGCAACCCTGTCGTGCTTCTTACGGTATTTGGTGGTGTGGTCTTCTATTCATTCTTGTACCCATTGCCTTACGCGAATCAAGTGCCTCAACAACTGAAAGCCTCGGTTGTGAACTTGGATAAGAGTCAAAGCAGCTACCAATTAGAACGAATGGTGGATGCCACCTCTCAAATCGAGTTGGTTCGTCGAGACTCCACTATCGCCGATGCTAAACAAGCCGTGCTTAACCAAGAGATTGGCGGATTCCTTGTCATTCCAGAAGACTTCTATAAAGATTTGTTGCTTGGCAAGAGCCCGACGCTTTCTTACGCTGGCGATGCTTCTTACTTTTTAGTCTACGGAACCATTGTTGAAGGGCTTGCCAAGGCAGGTGGCACGTTAGCTGCGCAAGTTAAGGTCAGACATTTGTTAGTCGAAGGGGTGCCTTTAGAGTCTGCAGCCAAAGGCTATAGTGCATTCAGCTTGAACCTAAAACCAACGTTTAACAGTCGCATGGGATACATCGATTACGTAGTCCCAGCCGTCTTTGTGTTGATCCTGCAACAAACCCTAGCCATGGCTTCTGGTTTAGTTGGTGCAACCCAAAACGCTCAATCAACGTTTGGCTACTGGAGTAAAACCTCTCCGGCGAAACTGATTCTTGCTCGTTGTTGTACCTTAGTCGGCATTTATTACCTTTTGTCGATGTACTATTTCGGCGCAAGCTTTTCGATGTATGGGATAAACCTACTCGCCTCAACAACACAGATCTTAACCTTATTACTGCCCTTCTTACTGGCAGGCTGTTTGATCGGGATTTTTATTGGTGAGTTAGTACCACGAAGAGAGTTAGTCACGGTTGTGGTGTTAATCAGTTCAATGCCACTGATCTTTTCTTCAGGTTTTATCTGGCCTGTAGAAATGATGCCACAGTGGTTAGTACTGCTATCGGATCTATTTCCAAGTACCCCTGCGATTCAAGGCTTCTTGGCGCTGAATCAGATGGGCGCTTCCTGGCAAGAAGTAGCACCTCAATGGACGCTGTTATGGGGACAAGTTGTTCTATGGGGTTCGTTGCTGGCACTTAAGCTCTACCACAAATCGAGTAAAAGTGTCGTTATTAGCAGCGCTAGTACCAATAATAGCAACAGCCATTAAGCTGTTTGGCTCATCGAAAACCATTAAAAAGCTCTGCTAAAGAGCTTTTTAATGCCTTCAAGCTTGGTGCACATTAACCGTCGAACGGTTATCAGCCGCCAAAAACATATCAAGTTTTCAAGCTCGCTTCACTCACTGCTAACAGGTTGCGAACGCTTTATTTGAAAATCACATCTCAAGATCCATAGAATCGTTTTAAACAAGAATAAACCGCCCACCTAACAGAATTCGCCTGCCGCTATTGCTATCACTGCATATGCCTTTCCTAGTGCGAAAATCATCGACTTATTCCAAAATGATGACAAAACCCGAATAATTGTAAATTTATTGTAAAAATTTCTTTGATGGCATTATTTTTATGTATAGGGTTATCAGTAAGACTTGATAGGCCGAATATCATAGTCTGATTGATGGATGTACCGAAAGGATCTCCATATAAAACGTGATTAGTAGTTATATTTATTTCGCATTTTGACTTAGTAACAGAGCTTTTGTCGCTACCAAAGAAATATATAAGCTATTGAAATACATAACAAACACAACAGCAACAAACATAATTTAATAAAAAGCAGGGAAAACCATGAAAAACATACGTGAATTATTTTTTGGGTTTATATTATTGTTTAGTTCCAGTGCATTTGCAGAAGAAGGATCATTTAACCAAGCTATCAGCAACTTAAGTCAAAGTGTTGATGGATTTTTCAACGAATACACAGGTTGGTTCGTTGGACTAATATTTAAAAGCGTACCGGTAGGTGAAGCAAGCTTCCCGATTATTGTAGGCTGGCTATTGCTCGCTGCGATCATCTTTACTGTTTACTTTGGCTTTGTTCAATTTAAACGTGTAGGGATGGCAATAGATATTATCAAAGGCAAGTACACCGATCCTAACTCTAAACACGAAGGGGAAGTTTCTCACTTTCAAGCGTTAACAACTGCGCTTTCTGGTACTGTTGGGCTTGGTAATATTGCTGGTGTGGGTGCTGCACTCGCGATTGGTGGTCCTGGCGCGACATTCTGGATGATCTTGTGTGGCCTTCTGGGTATGGCTTCTAAGTTCTGTGAGTGTACCTTAGGTGTGAAATACCGAACTGTCCTACCTTCAGGTGTTGTTTCGGGTGGTCCAATGTACTACCTAAGCCAAGGTCTTGGTGAAAGAGGTTTAGGCGGACTAGGTAAAGTGCTCGCTATTGGTTTCGCATTAATGTGTATTTTGGGCGCATTGGGCGGTGGTAACATGTTCCAAGCTAACCAAGCACACGCCATGTTAACTTACGCATTTGACGTACCAAGTGAATACGGTGTAATCACTGGCCTTGTACTTGCCTCTTTAGTTTTCTCTGTGATTGTTGGTGGTATGCCTTCTATCGCATCGGTAACGGAAAAAGTTGTTCCTTGGATGGCTGCTCTGTATATCGGTATGGCTCTGATTGTTATCGGTTCTAACCTTGATCAAGTTGGTCCTGCGTTCAGCGCAATCTTTACAGGTGCATTTACTGGTGAAGGTGTTGTTGGTGGATTCATTGGAGCGTTAATTCAAGGCTTGAAGCGTGCAACGTTCTCGAACGAAGCAGGTGTAGGTTCAGCAGCTATCGCTCACTCAGCGGTTAAAACAAAAGAACCAATCACCGAAGGTCTAGTATCACTATTAGAACCGTTCGTTGATACAGTAATCATTTGTACAATGACCGCATTGGTTATCACTATCGCTGGCTTAAACGTAGGTCCATTCGATGGTTCTGGTTTAACGGGTGTAACGCTGACTGCTGCATCGTTTACTGAAACGGCAGAAGTATTCAAATACACACTCGCTCTCGCGGTAATCATGTTTGCGTTTTCTACCATGATCTCTTGGTCGTACTACGGTCTTAAAGCTTGGACTTACCTATTTGGTGAAGGCAAAACAACGGAGCTGATTTTCAAAGTGATGTTCTGTGTGTTTGTTGTTATTGGTGCCACGATTCAATTTGGTGCGGTAATCGACTTCTCTGATGCGGCTATCTTTGCGATGTCTATCTTCAACATTCTTGGTCTGTACTTCTTGATGCCTGTTGTTAAGAAAGAACTGCAATCATTTGTTGCTCGCGTGAAATCTGGCGAAATCAAAACTTATGAGAAATAACTTCTCTTCAGTGCTTATCGTCAAATAACACTGTTCTAAAAATTTTTGTAATACCCTTTGCTTGAGAAAGCGAGAACAGTACTGCAATTAACCTGAAATCCCTACCGGCTTATGGTTTAGCTCGTAGG includes:
- a CDS encoding HlyD family secretion protein; its protein translation is MKPIKPLLLSIVGIGIIGWVGYSFYQAYQPQPVKLQGQVDAQQYSISSKVPGRIDEIFVRKGDSIEKGELIFSLLSPEIDAKLEQAKAGQKAAGALAQEAENGARTQQIQAAKDQWLKAKAAADLMDKTYQRVNNLYNDGVVAEQKRDEAKTQWQAAKYTESAAFQMYQLAQEGARDETKVAAAQKALMAAGAVAEVEAYAKDTQIHSWFNGEVSQVLLSSGELAPQGFPVVTVIDTKDAWAVLNVREDMLKHFEKGSQFEAYLPALDKSLTFQVTHIAVMGDFATWRSTDAAQGFDLRTFEVEAHPVDTSETLRMGMSLVVEL
- a CDS encoding alanine/glycine:cation symporter family protein; this translates as MKNIRELFFGFILLFSSSAFAEEGSFNQAISNLSQSVDGFFNEYTGWFVGLIFKSVPVGEASFPIIVGWLLLAAIIFTVYFGFVQFKRVGMAIDIIKGKYTDPNSKHEGEVSHFQALTTALSGTVGLGNIAGVGAALAIGGPGATFWMILCGLLGMASKFCECTLGVKYRTVLPSGVVSGGPMYYLSQGLGERGLGGLGKVLAIGFALMCILGALGGGNMFQANQAHAMLTYAFDVPSEYGVITGLVLASLVFSVIVGGMPSIASVTEKVVPWMAALYIGMALIVIGSNLDQVGPAFSAIFTGAFTGEGVVGGFIGALIQGLKRATFSNEAGVGSAAIAHSAVKTKEPITEGLVSLLEPFVDTVIICTMTALVITIAGLNVGPFDGSGLTGVTLTAASFTETAEVFKYTLALAVIMFAFSTMISWSYYGLKAWTYLFGEGKTTELIFKVMFCVFVVIGATIQFGAVIDFSDAAIFAMSIFNILGLYFLMPVVKKELQSFVARVKSGEIKTYEK
- a CDS encoding TolC family protein, translated to MQMTKPTFRRLAIASILIGAISSPSYAAPLTFSEAWQILQENNNSLAAQQANVERYQHLQNATGSLNLPSVTLGANYTHLDSDVTINGEQFADSLSGVPSIGLPVPPQIISALGGITSTITEQDIFSSSIRAVWPIFTGGRITAAQNAAEGKSEEAQSQLLMEKQARYEDLSKYYFSVILAEDVVRTRQAVETGLTQHRDFAIKLEQQGQIARVERLQADASLDKAIVERTKAQNDLKIAQLALTQILGQNESVEPSEQLFINKNLPHMDVFIDQTLMTYPGLKILDAKEKQASSLIKAEKGKYYPEVYLYGDYSLYEDDSLASEMKPDWLVGIGVNVPLIDTTGRSDKVAAAHSAVSQVQFLKSQAKQDLTVLVQKTYLEANQAIEEVQGLNSSLSLAQENLFLRKKAFTQGLSNSLEVVDAELYLASIKTQQSAARFKYLISLNKLLALTSEMNAYSSYLTSSVTSDFDSKTDTASQSKG
- a CDS encoding ABC transporter permease — translated: MSTNSQYTGSQSRGSQSTEHHRAKNTLLRQWAIVRKDKWLLSCLTWIPLLLAASIWLIFSQGIARDLPVAVVDLEHSQISQQFTRLVDASPTLQVSQKYNSPSDAAKAMIERDIYGYVVIPRHFDRDLYLGLNPQVSVFYNSQFILIGKLVNSALLQAQGTFNAQLEVVKQLSHGDTTVQSALGQAVTVQSQITPLFNKNTSYAQFLVSAVIPALWQIMIVVGTILVLTANVRARGLHAWLSNAPVKSLASTLTPYLVLFLMFGIAFSFWFYVLLDWPFNGNFGALTIAQLLTVISCIIMGCLFFFLTLDPARAMSFAGAFTAPSFAFMGITFPVTDMNTAAQIWRSLLPVSHYIEVQTAQSSYGVSAAESLISLSSMLWYAVPAFVVILLIKKHLVQAALSAQTALSAKAAISAKAALSAKTTPSTQPEVSAPQGVKR
- the gmtY gene encoding gamma-mobile-trio recombinase GmtY, which codes for MSSVKVRATIVEDNTGIKSQIPILLTEQGELSTVTDYLLKLEADGVSHSVMNGFLQAVSLLLDYMEANRGLFDDPKLLFQTFSKRLYTGTVGEDGIDPSCLYWLPTSTRNVNAHIHRLTIFTDWLAEKQGTVTMNPLRDAMPHEQRLNYAAWYRKNQNDFLGHIKDKTVNKTIRKARTIKGRTALTKIEDDAIAFPESHWEDFYMNGIGGAKDPRVVLRDKLILLLMHGGGLRGSETLTLWVTDVFEDPNNPDSAIVRIYNEIDGKAPDGWRSRSGTQNRETYLKEQYGRIPRQRMKGTIHLGWKNRVADHKDNYIQVQWFPTDYGKVFMSLWKDYQKYRASVDCHHPYAFISFHHSALSNPYTKSAFYDNYANGLKRIGLEPNKTEGLDPHGHRHNYGRRLDDSGLNPLVIRRCMHHKSLDSQLPYTGKSQKKISDELTQATLRLANLESKIKPLDWKELVEYGFDDIDPQGYFTGKHPKMRG
- a CDS encoding ABC transporter permease; this encodes MSFTQLLKQELLAVLRNPVVLLTVFGGVVFYSFLYPLPYANQVPQQLKASVVNLDKSQSSYQLERMVDATSQIELVRRDSTIADAKQAVLNQEIGGFLVIPEDFYKDLLLGKSPTLSYAGDASYFLVYGTIVEGLAKAGGTLAAQVKVRHLLVEGVPLESAAKGYSAFSLNLKPTFNSRMGYIDYVVPAVFVLILQQTLAMASGLVGATQNAQSTFGYWSKTSPAKLILARCCTLVGIYYLLSMYYFGASFSMYGINLLASTTQILTLLLPFLLAGCLIGIFIGELVPRRELVTVVVLISSMPLIFSSGFIWPVEMMPQWLVLLSDLFPSTPAIQGFLALNQMGASWQEVAPQWTLLWGQVVLWGSLLALKLYHKSSKSVVISSASTNNSNSH